A window of the Microbacterium sp. LWH13-1.2 genome harbors these coding sequences:
- a CDS encoding ABC transporter permease, giving the protein MKFYARRIGFYAFTLWAAISLNFLLPRLMPGNPADIMIAKMQRAGGEVSETTIRNIKLLLGGDDSSLWDQYIAYWGRMFQGDLGISVTKFPAPVSELIGQALPWTLILVGTVTVISFILGVVLGAWAGWKRGTWVDHLIPATTVLQSIPYFWMALLLVSVFAVGLGWFPIFGGYDVFDFPDGPEPTWAFFVDALSHAILPAVTIVISSVGGWMFGMRNMMVQTMAEDYVLTAEAKGLRPRRIMTTYAARNAAIPSIAGFSITLGFVVAGSIVMEQVFTYPGIGKLMFQAVTNNDYALMQGLFLVITITVLAANFIMDLVYGFIDPRARQNV; this is encoded by the coding sequence ATGAAGTTCTATGCACGAAGAATCGGGTTCTATGCGTTCACGCTGTGGGCCGCGATCTCACTCAACTTCCTGCTTCCCCGGCTCATGCCGGGGAACCCGGCGGACATCATGATCGCCAAGATGCAGCGCGCGGGTGGCGAGGTCTCCGAGACCACGATCCGCAACATCAAGCTGCTGCTCGGCGGTGATGACTCCTCCCTCTGGGATCAGTACATCGCGTACTGGGGGCGCATGTTCCAAGGCGACCTGGGCATCTCCGTCACCAAGTTCCCCGCCCCGGTGAGCGAGCTGATCGGGCAGGCGCTGCCGTGGACGCTCATCCTCGTCGGTACGGTGACCGTGATCTCCTTCATCCTCGGCGTCGTGCTCGGCGCCTGGGCCGGATGGAAGCGCGGTACTTGGGTCGATCACCTGATCCCGGCCACCACCGTGCTGCAGTCCATCCCCTACTTCTGGATGGCGCTGCTCCTCGTCTCGGTGTTCGCGGTCGGACTCGGCTGGTTCCCGATCTTCGGCGGTTACGACGTCTTCGACTTCCCCGACGGCCCAGAGCCGACCTGGGCGTTCTTCGTGGATGCGCTCTCGCATGCGATCCTTCCCGCGGTGACCATCGTGATCTCGTCGGTGGGCGGCTGGATGTTCGGGATGCGCAACATGATGGTGCAGACCATGGCCGAGGACTACGTGCTGACGGCTGAGGCGAAGGGGCTCCGTCCGCGTCGCATCATGACGACATACGCCGCCCGCAATGCCGCGATCCCGTCGATCGCGGGGTTCTCGATCACCCTGGGGTTCGTGGTCGCCGGCTCCATCGTCATGGAGCAGGTGTTCACCTACCCGGGCATCGGCAAGCTGATGTTCCAGGCGGTGACGAACAACGACTACGCGCTCATGCAGGGGCTCTTCCTCGTCATCACCATCACGGTGCTCGCCGCCAACTTCATCATGGACCTCGTCTATGGCTTCATCGACCCGAGGGCGCGCCAGAATGTCTGA
- a CDS encoding ABC transporter permease: protein MTQPASTISLATQRGRKRRTILPTSSSKFIIGASIVIAIVLFAIIAPIFSQDPRSTDNPALLPPSPEHWLGTTKLGNDMFAQLAIGAQGSLLVGVVAGGIAIILSLLFGVLAGYLGGWREDTLALLTNVMIVIPGLPLVMVISSFVPQRSWQLVAFVLGITSWAGAAYVLRLQTRSLRTRDYVYASKVAGERSFRVILVEIMPNLLPLLTAQFLFAIIFAILGEAGLSYLGLGPNSSITWGTILNDAQSGQALGRGAWWWFVPPGIMIAMLGAGLSLINFAIDEVINPKLRNAPDAARRVRKAAKTKGVAA, encoded by the coding sequence ATGACCCAGCCCGCGAGCACGATCTCGCTGGCCACGCAGCGGGGACGCAAGCGCCGCACCATCCTCCCCACCTCCTCGTCGAAGTTCATCATCGGCGCGAGCATCGTGATCGCGATCGTGCTGTTCGCGATCATCGCGCCGATCTTCTCGCAGGACCCGCGGAGCACCGACAATCCGGCCCTGTTGCCGCCATCGCCCGAGCACTGGCTCGGCACCACCAAGCTCGGGAACGACATGTTCGCCCAGCTCGCGATCGGCGCGCAGGGCTCGCTCCTGGTCGGTGTGGTCGCCGGTGGCATCGCCATCATCCTGTCGCTCCTCTTCGGTGTCCTCGCCGGCTACCTCGGCGGCTGGCGCGAGGACACCCTCGCGCTGCTGACCAACGTGATGATCGTGATCCCCGGCCTGCCGCTGGTGATGGTGATCTCGTCCTTCGTCCCGCAGCGCAGCTGGCAGCTCGTGGCGTTCGTGCTGGGCATCACCTCCTGGGCCGGTGCGGCCTACGTGCTGCGGCTGCAGACACGATCGCTGCGCACCCGCGACTACGTCTACGCGTCCAAGGTCGCGGGGGAGCGATCCTTCCGCGTCATCCTGGTCGAGATCATGCCGAACCTGCTGCCGCTGCTCACGGCGCAGTTCCTCTTCGCGATCATCTTCGCGATCCTCGGAGAGGCCGGTCTCTCCTACCTGGGCCTCGGCCCGAACTCCTCGATCACCTGGGGCACCATCCTCAACGACGCGCAGTCGGGCCAGGCGCTCGGGCGAGGGGCCTGGTGGTGGTTCGTGCCGCCGGGAATCATGATCGCCATGCTCGGCGCGGGGCTCTCCCTGATCAACTTCGCGATCGACGAGGTCATCAACCCCAAGCTGCGCAATGCGCCGGACGCCGCTCGGCGTGTGCGCAAGGCCGCCAAGACGAAGGGGGTCGCCGCATGA
- a CDS encoding NUDIX domain-containing protein, with protein MTQTRGIDVAVSTVILTLRRTEDGAAVLALPLVLRTREPFADQWALPGGWLTPAESPVDAAARTLAETTGLTPSYLEQLYAFGAVDRSPTRVVSIVYWALLRQDEVDAQSAAHRASGLAPENVRWFDLDDLPPLAFDHRKIVDYALWRLRSKVGYSRVAHGFLPAEFTLADLREAYEAILGKHLDPANFRRQVESAGNLLPTDQFRTGSHRPARLYRYNTDVELADHGPLGPEETSTR; from the coding sequence ATGACTCAAACCAGGGGCATCGACGTCGCCGTGTCGACGGTGATCCTCACGCTGCGTCGCACCGAGGACGGCGCTGCTGTGCTCGCGCTTCCGCTGGTCCTGCGCACCCGCGAGCCGTTCGCCGATCAGTGGGCGCTTCCGGGTGGTTGGCTGACTCCGGCCGAATCGCCGGTCGACGCCGCCGCCCGCACACTCGCCGAGACCACGGGCCTCACTCCCAGCTACCTCGAGCAGCTCTACGCCTTCGGAGCCGTCGACCGCTCCCCCACCCGCGTCGTGTCGATCGTCTACTGGGCGCTGCTCCGGCAGGACGAGGTCGACGCGCAGAGCGCCGCGCATCGGGCATCCGGTCTCGCTCCCGAGAACGTGCGCTGGTTCGATCTCGACGACCTGCCGCCGCTCGCCTTCGATCACCGCAAGATCGTCGACTACGCGCTCTGGCGCCTGCGCAGCAAGGTCGGCTACAGCCGCGTCGCACACGGCTTCCTGCCGGCCGAGTTCACTCTGGCCGACCTTCGAGAGGCCTACGAGGCGATCCTCGGCAAGCATCTCGACCCGGCCAACTTCCGCCGACAGGTCGAGTCCGCCGGCAACCTCCTCCCCACCGACCAGTTCCGCACCGGCAGTCACCGCCCCGCCCGCCTGTACCGCTACAACACCGACGTCGAGCTGGCCGATCACGGCCCCCTCGGCCCCGAGGAAACGAGCACCCGATGA
- a CDS encoding ABC transporter substrate-binding protein yields MIRNGRRKIALTAVAGASVLALGLTACGAGGGNEGSGGDGDRALRVWAGSQTPITANYNPFAPTVLHGALGPIYEPLFFFNKTADSEPVGLIGDSYEYNEDGTVITIAIKPDLKWSDGEPLTAADVAFSFTYEANNPEGNGLVSAEATDDTTVVLTYTTAQYTTEFQRLGSTYILPEHVWSEVTDFANFANEDPVGSGAYVVDKTTSESYTLVANENFRDADELGVKKVQYIAVDNNQTAQDLLAAGKLDWTGMFIPNPDDVTGNGAIDWINTPQDPTVLYTCSNAELGCSGPQTDVAVRQALNVAIDRAAIKDKAFVGLTGDISPTFALLPRDEKWVADPANEVSPQEANAAEAGEILEAAGYTKDGDFYSKDGKPLELSLISVDGWTDYNDAAKLIAEQAEAAGIKVTASTVQWQEFSDARQGGDFQLIVGGVIGTSVADPFQIYRDWFGGTTVGSTAAVGSEVPAGRWNFSRYSNPVVDEAVQAAISTNDEAEKKELYGTIQTEIVRDLPYIPLVINATQTFYNTKDFTGWPTEEDLYAFPPSWGAIAAGYVLTQLEPAN; encoded by the coding sequence ATGATCCGTAACGGAAGGCGCAAGATCGCGCTCACCGCTGTGGCGGGGGCATCCGTCCTCGCCCTGGGTTTGACGGCCTGTGGCGCAGGCGGCGGCAATGAGGGGAGCGGTGGCGATGGCGACCGGGCTCTTCGCGTGTGGGCCGGCAGCCAGACCCCCATCACCGCGAACTACAACCCGTTCGCCCCGACCGTGCTCCATGGTGCGCTGGGCCCCATCTACGAGCCGCTGTTCTTCTTCAACAAGACGGCGGACTCCGAGCCCGTCGGTCTTATCGGCGACTCCTACGAATACAACGAGGACGGCACGGTGATCACGATCGCCATCAAGCCCGACCTCAAGTGGAGCGACGGCGAGCCCCTCACGGCTGCCGATGTGGCGTTCTCCTTCACCTACGAGGCGAACAACCCCGAGGGCAACGGCCTCGTCTCGGCCGAGGCGACCGATGACACCACGGTCGTCCTCACCTACACCACCGCGCAGTACACGACCGAGTTCCAGCGACTCGGCTCGACCTACATCCTGCCTGAGCACGTGTGGTCCGAGGTCACGGACTTCGCGAACTTCGCCAACGAAGACCCGGTCGGTTCGGGCGCCTACGTCGTCGACAAGACGACGAGCGAGTCGTACACGCTCGTCGCCAACGAGAACTTCCGCGACGCCGACGAGCTCGGAGTCAAGAAGGTCCAGTACATCGCCGTCGACAACAACCAGACCGCACAGGATCTGCTCGCTGCCGGCAAGCTCGACTGGACGGGCATGTTCATCCCGAACCCGGATGACGTCACGGGCAACGGCGCGATCGACTGGATCAACACGCCGCAGGACCCGACGGTGCTGTACACCTGCTCGAACGCCGAGCTCGGTTGCTCCGGTCCGCAGACCGATGTCGCCGTGCGTCAGGCGCTGAACGTCGCGATCGACCGCGCCGCGATCAAGGACAAGGCATTCGTCGGTCTGACGGGCGACATCTCGCCGACGTTCGCTCTGCTTCCGCGTGACGAGAAGTGGGTGGCCGATCCCGCCAACGAGGTCAGCCCGCAGGAGGCGAACGCCGCAGAGGCGGGCGAGATCCTCGAGGCCGCCGGTTACACCAAGGACGGCGACTTCTACTCCAAGGACGGGAAGCCGCTCGAGCTCAGCCTGATCTCGGTCGACGGCTGGACCGACTACAACGACGCCGCGAAGCTGATCGCAGAGCAGGCTGAGGCGGCCGGCATCAAGGTCACCGCGTCGACCGTGCAGTGGCAGGAATTCTCCGACGCCCGTCAGGGCGGGGACTTCCAGCTGATCGTCGGCGGTGTCATCGGCACGTCGGTGGCCGACCCGTTCCAGATCTACCGCGACTGGTTCGGCGGCACGACCGTCGGCTCCACCGCAGCCGTGGGCTCTGAGGTCCCTGCCGGACGCTGGAACTTCAGCCGCTACAGCAACCCCGTCGTCGACGAGGCGGTCCAGGCCGCGATCAGCACGAACGACGAGGCAGAGAAGAAGGAGCTGTACGGCACGATCCAGACCGAGATCGTCCGCGACCTGCCCTACATCCCGCTCGTGATCAATGCGACCCAGACCTTCTACAACACGAAGGACTTCACGGGTTGGCCGACGGAGGAGGACCTCTACGCCTTCCCGCCGTCCTGGGGCGCGATCGCGGCAGGTTACGTCCTGACGCAGCTCGAGCCGGCGAACTAA